AGGTTCTCCACATCCAAGCCCCGAGCCGCAATGTCGGTGGCGACGATCATTTTGATCTTGCCTTCCTTAAAGCGGCGAACAAGTTTTTCCCGTTGGTTTTGGTTGAGGTCGCCATGGTACTCATCGGCGCTTTGGCCGGCTTCGAGCAACTCATTGGTCAACTCTGAAGCTGTCCGCTTGGTGCGCACGAAGATGATCGCCGATTCCGGGTTCGCCATCTCAAGGATGGGCAGCAGAGCCTTGGTTTTCGACCAGCCCCGGGGAATCATATAGACTTCTTGGGCAATCCGATCCGGTGTGACCTGGGGCTGTTTAATGGTGATATTCACCGGGTCATTGAGGAAATTTTCCACTAAATCGCGAATTGCCGGGGGCATTGTGGCCGAGAAACAAACCGTTTGGCGCTCCTTCGGCGACTGACGCAAAATCTTTTTCACATCATCAATAAAGCCCATGCTCAGCATTTCATCAGCTTCATCGAGCACGGCCCAACGCAACTCTTCAAAGGACAGCTTGCCCCGTTCCAAAAGGTCAATCACCCGGCCTGGAGTTCCCACAACGATGTGAACACCCTTCTGGAGGCTACGAATTTGCCGCTCCATGGATTGGCCACCGCAAACGGTGAGTACCCATAGACGGCGATCGACGGCGAATTCCTTGAGAGACTGGGTCACCTGCACTGCTAGTTCCCGGGTGGGCGTCAGGATTAAACCTTGGACTGTTTTTTGCTCAATATCGATGTTTTCGAGGAAAGGCAAAGAATAGGCGGCGGTTTTCCCGGTGCCTGTTTGGGAGAGGCCAACGACGTCCCGACCGCCGAGGATTGCGGGGATTGCTTTACATTGAATTTCGGTCGGTTTCTCGAAGCCGATGCTTTCTAATAGGTCAACGCGTGCTTCAGAAAGGCCGATGGTTTGAAAAGAAATGGTCATAAAGAAGTTGTAAGGTTTATGGATGGGTTATTTGCTAAGGTTTGACAAAATTTTTGAGATTCATTTTGTAAATCCCTTCCCCCAACCCTTTTCCCAAACTGGGTTTTTTGAGTTAAACCAATTGGATGCTTTTTGGCAGTCTGGACAATGCCGGGGGTGTGGCTGGACGGTCTAGTTATGCTTCGACGACGGTGCCGTAGAGGTCATAGTTATCCGCAGCGGTAATGTGAACAGGGACAATGGCACCCAGGGAAGCTTCCCCGGTGACATAGACCAAGCCGTCAACGTCTGGGGCAAATCTAGGCGATCGCCCGATCAGTTCACCGGTCATCGGATTTTCCTGTTCGATCAGCACATCCACCGTTTGTCCTACGCAGAGCTCGTTGCGACGGGCAGCAATCGGCTGTTGGACTTCCATCAGAGCATCCCGACGGCTATCTTTCACAGATTGTGGTAGTTGATTGGGTAACTCGATCGCGGCGGTTCCTTCCTCAGGGGAGAAAGAAAACACGCCCACATGATCGAACTCATGGCGTTTCACAAAATCCACGAGGTGCTGGAAGTGTTCTTCCGTCTCGCCGGGGAAACCCACGATAAAGGTGGTGCGCAAAACTGCATCGGGGAGCGCCTTTTTCAGGTCGGCAATGAT
The nucleotide sequence above comes from [Synechococcus] sp. NIES-970. Encoded proteins:
- the deaD gene encoding ATP-dependent RNA helicase DeaD is translated as MTISFQTIGLSEARVDLLESIGFEKPTEIQCKAIPAILGGRDVVGLSQTGTGKTAAYSLPFLENIDIEQKTVQGLILTPTRELAVQVTQSLKEFAVDRRLWVLTVCGGQSMERQIRSLQKGVHIVVGTPGRVIDLLERGKLSFEELRWAVLDEADEMLSMGFIDDVKKILRQSPKERQTVCFSATMPPAIRDLVENFLNDPVNITIKQPQVTPDRIAQEVYMIPRGWSKTKALLPILEMANPESAIIFVRTKRTASELTNELLEAGQSADEYHGDLNQNQREKLVRRFKEGKIKMIVATDIAARGLDVENLSHVINFDLPDNTESYIHRIGRTGRAGKTGTAIALVEPSDRRLLRQIERRVKQSLKVSTIPSRAQVEAQRITRLEDEVKAALAGERMASFLPIVKRLGDEYDPQAIAAAVLQMMYDTDSPDWMKEDWEVPEISETTGIPKPTKGGGRRSGGGGYKGGYRSSSYGDRDRGGYQGDRDRRGGGGGRRSYSSPTRSS